The genomic stretch GATCTACCTCAAAGAAGTCCGAAAAACGCCCAAGGGGCCGACCATCCTCGCGAGCCGCGCCGACGAGCGCCTGCTGGACTACCTGCTGCGCCAGGAAATTCCCGAGGTCGCCAACGGCATCGTGGAGGTCAAGGCCATCGCCCGCGAGGCCGGACAGCGCAGCAAGGTCGCGGTGTTCTCCCACAACAGCAACGTCGATCCCATCGGCGCGTGCATCGGGCACCGCGGGAACCGCATCCAGGCCGTGACCGGCGAACTCGGCCGCGAGCGCGTGGACGTGATCCTGTGGGACGGCAACACGCGGGACTTCATCCGCAACGCCCTGTCGCCCGCCAAGGTGGGACTGATCGATGTGATGGTCGACCGCCGCGAGGCGACCGTGACCGTCACGCCGGATCAGCTGTCGCTGGCGATCGGCAAGGGCGGGCAGAACGTCCGCCTGGCCGCCAAGCTGACCGGCTTCAAGATCGACCTGCGCGAGACGGCCGCGATCAGCGACCTCGACAGCGCCATGCAGCAGGCGCTGGCCGACGAGCAGGGCAGCAAGAGCGACGGCGACGCCGCCAAGTCGGCCTTCGATGCGCTGTTCAAGGACAGCAAGTCGGTGG from Deinococcus sp. AB2017081 encodes the following:
- the nusA gene encoding transcription termination factor NusA gives rise to the protein MTQPEFNFADALREVAQARNINELQLIEAFEQSLAQAYTRNVEPDRRIEVHLDPQSGELEVLVVREVVEKVEDEHLQISLADALELDSGVEIGMEMEFPVEKEKFSRIALQAAKQTLTQKMRETERNVVFNEYKDREGQVLTAQVVRSDNKGNWFVELGAGEAILPPREQIPGEKLTPGNRVKIYLKEVRKTPKGPTILASRADERLLDYLLRQEIPEVANGIVEVKAIAREAGQRSKVAVFSHNSNVDPIGACIGHRGNRIQAVTGELGRERVDVILWDGNTRDFIRNALSPAKVGLIDVMVDRREATVTVTPDQLSLAIGKGGQNVRLAAKLTGFKIDLRETAAISDLDSAMQQALADEQGSKSDGDAAKSAFDALFKDSKSVATASPDDAQE